The Pseudomonas sp. DG56-2 genome contains a region encoding:
- a CDS encoding DUF2058 domain-containing protein produces the protein MSLSLRDQLLKAGLVNQKQVKQVSKEQKKQKRLEHKGQVEVDDTQQRLAKEAMAEKAKRDQELNRQQQEKAEQKARAAQVKQLIEVSRLPKLTTEDYYNFVDDKKVKRLSVNALMRSKLSSGSLAIVAHGGGYEVIPREAALKIQERDPKRIVLLNTQVDEPDADDPYAAYVIPDDLMW, from the coding sequence ATGAGCCTTTCCCTTCGTGACCAATTGCTCAAAGCCGGTCTGGTTAACCAGAAGCAGGTCAAGCAGGTCAGTAAAGAGCAGAAAAAACAGAAGCGCCTGGAGCATAAGGGCCAGGTCGAAGTTGACGATACCCAGCAGCGGCTGGCCAAGGAAGCCATGGCCGAGAAAGCCAAGCGCGACCAGGAACTGAACCGCCAGCAGCAGGAGAAAGCCGAGCAGAAGGCCCGTGCCGCCCAGGTCAAGCAATTGATCGAGGTGTCGCGCCTGCCTAAGTTGACCACCGAGGACTACTACAACTTCGTCGACGACAAGAAGGTCAAGCGGCTGTCGGTCAATGCCCTGATGCGCAGCAAGCTGAGCAGCGGCTCACTGGCCATCGTTGCCCATGGTGGGGGGTACGAGGTTATCCCGCGCGAAGCGGCACTGAAGATCCAGGAGCGCGATCCCAAGCGTATTGTCCTGCTCAACACTCAGGTCGACGAGCCGGATGCCGATGATCCTTACGCAGCCTATGTGATCCCTGATGATCTAATGTGGTAA
- a CDS encoding DUF3108 domain-containing protein, whose amino-acid sequence MRRALLFALAVLALPLQAADLKPFSASYTADWKQLPMSGTAERSLEKNANGTWSLNFKASMMIASLTEQSTLRLDKDTLLPQTYHFERGGLGKAKKVDLDFDWNSKLITGSDRGDAVKLPLNRGVLDKSTYQLALQHDVAAGKKSVSYQVVDGDEIDTYDFRVLGTEKVTTKTGQVEAIKVERVRDPSQSKRITELWFAKDWDYLLVQLRQVETDGKEYVIVLQDGTVDGKAVKGN is encoded by the coding sequence ATGCGTCGCGCCCTGCTCTTCGCACTTGCCGTGCTCGCACTGCCACTTCAGGCAGCCGATCTGAAGCCATTCTCGGCCAGCTACACCGCCGACTGGAAACAGCTGCCAATGAGCGGCACCGCTGAACGCAGCCTGGAAAAGAACGCCAACGGTACCTGGAGCCTCAACTTCAAGGCATCGATGATGATCGCCAGCCTGACCGAGCAAAGTACCCTGCGCCTGGACAAGGACACGCTGCTGCCACAGACCTACCACTTCGAACGTGGCGGCCTGGGCAAAGCCAAGAAGGTCGACCTCGACTTCGACTGGAACAGCAAGCTCATTACCGGCTCCGACCGTGGTGATGCAGTCAAGCTGCCGCTTAACCGCGGCGTACTGGACAAGTCCACCTACCAACTGGCCTTGCAACACGATGTGGCCGCCGGCAAGAAGAGCGTCAGCTACCAAGTGGTCGATGGCGACGAGATCGACACCTATGACTTCCGCGTCCTGGGTACCGAAAAAGTCACCACCAAGACCGGTCAGGTCGAAGCCATCAAGGTCGAGCGCGTACGCGATCCAAGCCAGAGCAAGCGCATCACCGAGCTGTGGTTTGCCAAAGACTGGGATTACCTGCTGGTACAACTACGCCAGGTCGAGACCGACGGTAAAGAGTACGTAATCGTGCTGCAGGACGGTACGGTTGACGGCAAGGCGGTCAAGGGCAACTGA
- the purM gene encoding phosphoribosylformylglycinamidine cyclo-ligase → MSKQPSLSYKDAGVDIDAGEALVERIKGVAKRTARPEVMGGLGGFGALCEIPAGYKQPVLVSGTDGVGTKLRLALNLNKHDSIGQDLVAMCVNDLVVCGAEPLFFLDYYATGKLNVDVAATVVTGIGAGCELAGCSLVGGETAEMPGMYEGEDYDLAGFCVGVVEKAEIIDGSKVAAGDALIALPSSGPHSNGYSLIRKIIEVSGADIENIQLDGQPLTELLMAPTRIYVKPLLKLIKDTGAVKAMAHITGGGLLDNIPRVLPKGAQAVVDVASWARPAVFDWLQEKGNVDEHEMHRVLNCGVGMVICVAQDQVETALNVLREAGEQPWVIGQIGVAAEGAAQVELKNVKAH, encoded by the coding sequence ATGAGCAAGCAACCCTCCCTGAGCTACAAGGACGCCGGTGTAGACATCGACGCCGGTGAAGCATTGGTCGAACGCATCAAAGGCGTTGCCAAGCGCACGGCGCGCCCGGAAGTCATGGGCGGCCTGGGCGGCTTTGGCGCCCTCTGCGAGATCCCGGCTGGCTACAAACAGCCGGTTCTGGTCTCCGGCACCGATGGCGTGGGCACTAAACTGCGCCTGGCCCTGAACCTGAACAAGCACGACAGCATCGGCCAGGACCTGGTCGCCATGTGCGTCAACGACCTGGTCGTTTGCGGTGCAGAGCCGCTGTTCTTCCTCGACTACTACGCCACCGGCAAGCTGAACGTTGACGTTGCTGCCACCGTGGTAACCGGCATCGGCGCTGGCTGCGAACTGGCAGGCTGCTCCTTGGTTGGCGGTGAAACCGCAGAAATGCCTGGCATGTACGAAGGCGAAGATTACGACCTGGCTGGTTTCTGTGTCGGCGTAGTGGAAAAAGCCGAAATCATCGACGGCTCCAAGGTTGCCGCTGGCGACGCACTGATCGCCCTGCCGTCTTCCGGCCCGCACTCCAACGGTTACTCGCTGATCCGCAAGATCATCGAAGTATCGGGTGCCGATATCGAAAACATCCAGCTCGACGGCCAACCGCTGACCGAACTGCTGATGGCGCCGACCCGCATCTACGTCAAGCCGCTGCTCAAGCTGATCAAAGATACCGGCGCAGTCAAGGCCATGGCCCACATCACCGGTGGCGGCCTGCTCGATAACATCCCACGCGTGCTGCCCAAAGGCGCCCAGGCCGTTGTTGACGTCGCCAGCTGGGCACGCCCAGCGGTGTTCGACTGGCTGCAGGAAAAAGGCAACGTCGACGAGCACGAAATGCACCGCGTCCTCAACTGCGGCGTTGGCATGGTCATCTGCGTAGCCCAGGACCAGGTCGAAACCGCCCTGAACGTTCTGCGTGAAGCTGGCGAGCAGCCATGGGTTATCGGCCAGATCGGCGTTGCCGCCGAAGGCGCTGCCCAGGTCGAGCTGAAGAACGTCAAGGCGCACTGA
- the mazG gene encoding nucleoside triphosphate pyrophosphohydrolase, with translation MYTLDDLLHLMARLRDPQHGCPWDLKQTYATIIPYTLEEAYEVADAIERGDFEHLQGELGDLLFQVVYYSQLAREEGRFEFAGVIDSITRKLIRRHPHVFPTGELYASLDTPKLDEAEVKQRWEQIKAQERAEKGVPEQLSLLDDVPAALPALSRAAKLQKRTAQVGFDWPDPLPVLDKVREELDEVLQAMADNDSEALADELGDLLFATVNLARHLKVDPENALRGANQKFERRFRFIEQALRDSGRPIEDCTLEDMDALWGEAKRQEKNLPSCG, from the coding sequence ATGTATACCCTAGACGACCTGCTTCACCTCATGGCCCGACTGCGTGACCCGCAGCACGGTTGCCCATGGGATTTGAAGCAGACCTACGCGACCATCATTCCCTATACCCTGGAAGAAGCCTATGAAGTGGCCGACGCGATCGAGCGCGGCGATTTCGAGCACTTGCAGGGGGAGTTGGGCGACCTGCTGTTCCAGGTCGTCTATTACAGCCAGTTGGCCCGTGAAGAAGGGCGATTCGAATTTGCCGGGGTAATCGACAGCATTACCCGCAAGCTTATCCGTCGTCACCCTCACGTGTTTCCCACCGGCGAGCTGTACGCGTCATTGGATACGCCAAAGCTCGACGAGGCCGAGGTCAAGCAGCGCTGGGAGCAGATCAAGGCTCAGGAGCGCGCCGAAAAAGGCGTTCCCGAACAGCTGTCGTTGCTTGACGATGTGCCGGCCGCCTTGCCAGCGTTGTCCCGGGCCGCCAAGCTGCAAAAGCGTACGGCCCAGGTCGGCTTCGATTGGCCCGATCCTTTGCCGGTGCTGGACAAGGTTCGAGAAGAACTCGACGAAGTGCTGCAAGCGATGGCCGACAATGACAGCGAGGCGTTGGCCGATGAACTCGGTGACCTGCTGTTTGCCACGGTCAATCTGGCCCGGCATTTGAAAGTCGACCCGGAAAACGCCTTGCGCGGCGCGAATCAAAAGTTTGAACGACGTTTCCGTTTTATCGAGCAGGCATTGCGCGACAGTGGGCGTCCGATTGAAGATTGCACCCTAGAAGACATGGATGCGCTTTGGGGCGAAGCCAAACGTCAGGAAAAGAACCTGCCCAGCTGCGGCTGA
- the relA gene encoding GTP diphosphokinase: protein MVQVRVHQPVNTDGSINLEAWLDHVVSVDLALDREALKEACEFAQEIEKKGNPAKHSWADGTSSFQAGLEIAEILADLKLDQDSLVAAVIYRAVREGKVTLAEVGQRFGPVVSKLIDGVLRMAAISASLSPRQSLVLGSQAQVENLRKMLVAMVDDVRVALIKLAERTCAIRAVKGADDEKRNRVAREVFDIYAPLAHRLGIGHIKWELEDLSFRYLEPDQYKQIAKLLHERRLDRERFISDVMNQLQNELLATGVKADISGRAKHIYSIWRKMQRKGLEFSQIYDVRAVRVLVPEMRDCYTALGIVHTLWRHIPKEFDDYIANPKENGYRSLHTAVIGPEGKVLEVQIRTHAMHEEAELGVCAHWRYKGTDVKSSSNHYEEKISWLRQVLEWHEELGDIGGLAEQLRVDIEPDRVYVFTPDGHAIDLPKGATPLDFAYRVHTEIGHNCRGAKINGRIVPLNYSLQTGEQVEIITSKHGNPSRDWLNSNLGYVTTSRARAKIVHWFKLQARDQNVAAGKTLLERELNRLGLPQVDFERLAEKANLKAAEDMFASLGAGDLRLAHLVNAAQQLVEPERSGHIELVPRKATGYKPGKRGDIQIQGVGNLLTQMAGCCQPLPGDAIVGYITVGRGVTIHRQDCASVLQLAGREPERIIQVSWGPVPVQTYPVDIIIRAYDRPGLLRDVSQVLLNERINVLAVNTRSNKEDNTALMSLTIEIPGLDALGRLLGRISQLPNIIETRRNRTP from the coding sequence ATGGTACAGGTGAGAGTACACCAGCCGGTCAACACCGACGGCAGTATCAATCTCGAAGCATGGCTGGATCATGTGGTGAGCGTCGACCTGGCGCTGGACCGTGAAGCGCTTAAAGAGGCTTGCGAGTTCGCTCAGGAAATCGAGAAAAAGGGCAACCCGGCCAAGCATTCCTGGGCTGACGGAACCTCGAGTTTCCAGGCCGGCCTGGAAATTGCCGAAATCCTTGCCGACCTCAAGCTCGACCAGGACTCCCTGGTCGCTGCGGTTATCTACCGTGCCGTGCGTGAAGGCAAGGTGACCCTGGCCGAAGTCGGTCAGCGTTTTGGTCCAGTGGTGTCCAAGCTCATCGACGGCGTGCTGCGCATGGCCGCTATCAGCGCCAGTCTCAGCCCACGTCAATCGCTGGTACTGGGTTCGCAAGCGCAAGTCGAGAACCTGCGCAAAATGCTCGTGGCCATGGTCGATGACGTGCGCGTGGCGCTGATCAAGCTGGCCGAACGTACCTGTGCAATTCGCGCGGTCAAGGGTGCTGACGACGAGAAGCGCAACCGTGTCGCCCGCGAAGTTTTCGATATCTACGCGCCCCTGGCGCACCGCCTGGGTATCGGTCATATCAAGTGGGAGTTGGAGGACCTGTCCTTCCGCTACCTGGAGCCCGATCAATACAAGCAGATCGCCAAACTGTTGCATGAGCGGCGCCTGGACCGTGAACGCTTCATCAGCGATGTGATGAACCAGCTGCAGAACGAACTGCTGGCCACCGGGGTCAAGGCCGATATCAGCGGCCGAGCCAAGCACATCTATTCGATCTGGCGCAAAATGCAGCGCAAAGGCCTGGAGTTCAGCCAGATCTACGACGTGCGAGCGGTGCGTGTACTGGTTCCGGAAATGCGCGACTGCTACACCGCGTTGGGGATCGTGCATACCCTATGGCGGCACATCCCCAAAGAGTTCGATGACTACATCGCCAACCCCAAGGAAAACGGCTACCGCTCGCTGCACACTGCCGTTATTGGTCCTGAAGGCAAGGTGCTTGAAGTCCAGATCCGAACCCATGCCATGCACGAGGAAGCCGAACTCGGCGTGTGTGCGCACTGGCGTTACAAGGGTACCGATGTCAAATCCAGCTCCAACCATTACGAGGAGAAAATTTCCTGGTTGCGTCAGGTGTTGGAGTGGCACGAAGAATTGGGCGACATCGGCGGCCTGGCCGAGCAGTTGCGGGTGGATATCGAACCGGACCGGGTGTATGTCTTTACCCCGGACGGGCACGCCATCGACCTGCCCAAAGGTGCTACGCCGCTGGATTTCGCCTACCGGGTGCATACCGAGATCGGTCACAACTGCCGTGGCGCGAAAATCAATGGGCGGATCGTGCCGCTCAACTACAGCCTGCAGACTGGCGAGCAGGTCGAGATCATCACCAGCAAGCACGGCAATCCGAGCCGCGACTGGTTGAACTCCAACCTGGGTTACGTCACCACCTCGCGGGCGCGGGCCAAGATCGTCCACTGGTTCAAGCTACAGGCGCGTGACCAGAACGTCGCGGCCGGTAAAACCCTGCTCGAGCGCGAGCTCAACCGTTTGGGACTGCCGCAGGTGGACTTCGAACGGTTGGCGGAAAAAGCCAATCTCAAGGCCGCCGAGGACATGTTCGCGTCGCTCGGGGCTGGCGATTTGCGTCTGGCGCATCTGGTCAACGCGGCGCAGCAACTGGTGGAACCGGAGCGCAGCGGGCATATCGAGTTGGTGCCACGCAAAGCCACCGGCTACAAGCCGGGCAAGCGCGGCGATATCCAGATCCAGGGCGTCGGCAACCTGCTCACGCAAATGGCCGGTTGCTGCCAGCCATTGCCGGGAGACGCGATTGTCGGCTACATCACCGTAGGCCGTGGTGTAACCATCCACCGTCAGGATTGCGCCTCGGTGCTGCAACTGGCCGGGCGTGAACCGGAGCGGATTATCCAGGTAAGCTGGGGGCCGGTACCGGTGCAAACCTATCCGGTGGATATCATCATTCGTGCCTACGACCGCCCAGGCTTGCTGCGAGATGTCTCCCAGGTATTGCTCAACGAGCGAATTAACGTTCTGGCGGTCAACACCCGCTCGAACAAGGAAGACAACACGGCGCTGATGTCGCTGACTATCGAGATTCCTGGCCTGGATGCCCTTGGGCGCCTGCTGGGGCGGATCTCGCAGTTGCCGAACATCATCGAGACGCGGCGTAACCGTACGCCTTGA
- the purN gene encoding phosphoribosylglycinamide formyltransferase, with product MPSKTCDVVVLLSGTGSNLQALIDSVRTGDSPVRIRAVISNRADAYGLQRARDAGIDTAVLDHKAFDGREAFDTALVELIDGYQPQLVVLAGFMRILSAGFVRHYHGRLLNIHPSLLPKYKGLHTHQRALEAGDGEHGCSVHFVTEELDGGPLVVQAVIPVELDDTPESLAQRVHRQEHQIYPLAVRWFAEGRLRLGEHGALLDGQPLAASGHLIRP from the coding sequence ATGCCAAGCAAGACTTGTGACGTTGTGGTGCTGCTGTCTGGCACCGGCAGTAACCTGCAAGCCTTGATCGACAGCGTTCGCACCGGCGATAGCCCGGTGCGAATCCGCGCGGTCATTTCCAATCGTGCCGATGCTTATGGCCTGCAGCGCGCCCGCGATGCAGGTATCGATACCGCCGTGCTCGACCACAAGGCCTTTGACGGTCGCGAGGCATTCGACACGGCCCTGGTCGAACTGATCGATGGCTACCAGCCGCAGTTGGTGGTACTGGCCGGTTTCATGCGCATCCTCAGCGCAGGATTCGTACGCCATTATCACGGCCGCCTGCTGAACATCCATCCATCGCTATTGCCCAAGTACAAAGGTCTGCACACCCATCAGCGCGCCCTCGAGGCCGGTGACGGCGAGCATGGCTGCAGCGTGCATTTCGTTACCGAGGAACTCGATGGCGGGCCGCTGGTCGTACAGGCAGTAATACCGGTAGAGTTGGACGACACACCGGAAAGCCTGGCGCAAAGGGTTCACCGCCAGGAACATCAGATTTACCCGCTGGCGGTGCGCTGGTTTGCCGAAGGTCGTTTGCGCCTGGGCGAGCACGGTGCTCTACTGGATGGCCAGCCCCTGGCGGCCAGCGGCCACTTGATTCGACCCTAG